One part of the Microcoleus sp. FACHB-672 genome encodes these proteins:
- a CDS encoding Uma2 family endonuclease has product MIGTTLTPPEQRIELSDISWKTYETLLTELSSRRLRLTYNRGTLEIMVPSPEHERYKKIVGRFVETLAEELEVKIEPLGSTTFKYPEISGAEPAECFYIQNISAVKGKKRIDLNQDPPPDLVIEVDITSSSQNRFQVYADMGVLEIWRYDGNAFSINILQNQEYITSRQSLAFPNVPVGEISRFLEEAETTDYLELIQAFRKWVKSQIQE; this is encoded by the coding sequence ATGATCGGCACCACCCTCACTCCACCCGAACAAAGAATTGAACTATCAGATATCAGTTGGAAAACTTATGAAACTCTGCTAACTGAATTGAGTAGCCGGCGTTTGCGCCTCACCTATAATCGTGGCACACTTGAAATTATGGTTCCGTCCCCTGAACATGAACGTTACAAAAAAATAGTAGGTCGATTTGTTGAAACATTAGCTGAAGAATTAGAAGTTAAAATTGAACCTCTTGGTTCTACGACTTTTAAATATCCTGAAATTAGTGGTGCCGAACCCGCTGAATGTTTCTACATCCAGAACATCAGCGCAGTTAAAGGCAAAAAGAGAATTGACTTAAATCAAGATCCGCCACCAGATTTAGTGATTGAAGTTGATATTACGAGTAGTTCTCAAAATCGCTTTCAAGTCTATGCAGATATGGGAGTCTTAGAAATTTGGCGATATGATGGTAATGCTTTCAGTATTAATATCTTACAAAATCAGGAGTATATTACTAGCCGGCAGAGTTTAGCCTTTCCTAATGTGCCGGTTGGGGAAATCTCCAGATTTTTAGAGGAAGCAGAAACAACAGACTATTTAGAATTGATCCAGGCATTTCGCAAGTGGGTGAAGAGTCAAATTCAGGAATGA
- a CDS encoding pentapeptide repeat-containing protein, producing the protein MNEADVLLKQGISQYQTGEFEAALQSWQQALAAYQNIPDRRKEGAAMGNLGAAYQAVGNLTEAIACYHRHLEIALEIQDRRGEANALLNLGNAFYAFGEFAAGMEYQQRRLEMAREMQNRLDEGQTLGNLRLTYQALGEDEPARECHQAQLEIARELFLAGTETDFVALAESLGLNAAEDLAGADLSGFNLHYADLCGANLMGANLTGAKLTLADLAGANLSGANLSDAQLVNANLASADLSLANLIGADLRTNLSSANLTGAQMNEANLSSAYLSRANLAGAHLLGANLKDADLTGVNLAGADLSGADLTRVNFTNARLEKTRFAGNSGVSEEMKRELSQRGAIFEE; encoded by the coding sequence ATGAATGAAGCCGATGTATTGCTGAAACAAGGGATTTCACAATATCAAACAGGAGAGTTTGAAGCTGCATTACAGTCTTGGCAACAAGCACTGGCAGCCTATCAAAACATTCCTGATCGCCGTAAGGAAGGGGCGGCGATGGGAAATTTGGGGGCGGCTTACCAGGCTGTCGGAAATTTGACAGAAGCGATCGCTTGTTATCACCGGCATCTGGAGATCGCCCTGGAAATTCAAGACAGGCGCGGAGAGGCGAATGCGCTGTTGAACCTAGGAAATGCTTTTTATGCGTTTGGAGAGTTCGCCGCTGGTATGGAATACCAACAGCGGCGGCTGGAAATGGCGCGGGAAATGCAAAACCGGCTTGATGAGGGGCAAACGCTGGGAAATCTAAGATTAACTTACCAGGCTTTGGGAGAGGATGAGCCGGCGAGGGAGTGTCATCAAGCGCAGCTAGAAATTGCACGGGAGTTGTTTTTAGCAGGGACAGAAACGGATTTCGTGGCGCTGGCGGAAAGTTTGGGGTTGAATGCGGCTGAGGATCTTGCCGGCGCTGATTTGAGCGGTTTTAATTTGCACTATGCCGATTTGTGTGGGGCTAACTTAATGGGTGCGAATTTAACAGGTGCGAAGTTAACATTAGCTGATCTTGCCGGCGCGAATTTAAGCGGGGCGAATTTATCGGATGCTCAATTGGTAAATGCAAATCTTGCCAGTGCGGATCTGAGTTTGGCTAATTTAATTGGGGCTGATCTTCGTACAAATCTTAGTAGCGCCAATCTTACCGGCGCACAGATGAATGAGGCAAATTTAAGCAGTGCTTATTTAAGCCGTGCAAATCTTGCCGGTGCTCATTTGCTTGGTGCTAATTTAAAGGATGCGGATCTGACGGGGGTGAATCTTGCCGGCGCTGATTTGAGTGGTGCTGATTTAACGCGGGTGAATTTCACAAATGCAAGGCTGGAAAAAACTCGCTTTGCCGGCAATTCAGGAGTTTCTGAGGAAATGAAGCGAGAATTAAGCCAACGTGGCGCAATTTTTGAAGAGTAA
- a CDS encoding pentapeptide repeat-containing protein: MQELLSSMPQPDCLSMNLTGIPRKTGSAGTEQIDLSVTLNFDESWQSVLEGRFKFGLLRGRLRLKLENCKMLQESQPEAGSDLVTLIDEPAEEKPNPCQCQVITGGGETEPSWIFAIPSSQAVLQGSLKNFHLGTLQVTSLPCQVQAIFDVLPADTQITEIEGLWPPEISPNKLSILEKKLTGAIVEFNLKPSLIRVAALQYTSLQEQSSWSSNGSEDSAIAPAELAEVIDKIVATQTNDFLELAKLAELNPAEDFAGANLLGVTLVGVDLSGANLVGANLRGALLNDADLCSANLSGANLAGADLSGALLSDANIMNADLHLCGLALANLSGANLAGANLREASLSNANLSGANLSGANLTDADLNHAGLVLTNFADVELAGANVEGARFRNDSGISRQMQETLQERGAIFEDL, translated from the coding sequence ATGCAAGAACTTCTCTCCTCCATGCCTCAGCCAGACTGCTTATCAATGAATTTAACCGGCATCCCTAGAAAAACCGGCTCAGCTGGCACCGAGCAAATTGACTTATCGGTAACCCTCAACTTCGATGAATCGTGGCAGTCGGTGTTGGAGGGGCGCTTCAAATTTGGCCTGCTCCGGGGCCGGCTAAGACTGAAGCTCGAAAACTGCAAAATGCTGCAAGAGTCGCAGCCGGAAGCCGGCAGTGACCTGGTAACGCTGATAGACGAGCCGGCAGAGGAAAAGCCCAATCCCTGCCAGTGTCAGGTGATCACCGGCGGCGGTGAGACAGAACCCAGCTGGATATTTGCGATTCCATCTAGCCAAGCTGTGCTCCAAGGTTCTCTCAAGAATTTCCATTTGGGAACGTTGCAAGTCACCAGTTTGCCTTGCCAAGTGCAAGCGATCTTTGATGTGTTGCCGGCAGATACACAAATTACTGAAATTGAGGGATTGTGGCCCCCTGAAATCAGCCCAAACAAACTTTCTATTTTAGAAAAAAAATTGACAGGGGCAATTGTTGAGTTTAACCTCAAGCCTTCTCTCATTCGGGTGGCGGCGCTGCAATATACTTCGCTGCAAGAACAGTCATCTTGGAGTAGTAACGGCAGTGAAGATTCTGCCATCGCGCCGGCTGAACTTGCAGAAGTTATTGACAAGATTGTTGCAACTCAAACCAATGATTTTTTAGAGTTGGCAAAACTGGCGGAACTCAATCCCGCTGAAGATTTTGCCGGTGCAAATTTGCTAGGCGTAACCTTAGTGGGTGTGGATTTGAGTGGGGCAAATCTTGTTGGGGCAAACCTGCGGGGCGCGCTGCTCAATGATGCGGATCTGTGCAGTGCAAATTTAAGCGGGGCAAATCTTGCCGGTGCCGATCTCAGCGGTGCTTTGTTGAGTGATGCAAACATCATGAATGCGGATTTGCATCTGTGTGGGTTAGCTTTAGCAAATTTGAGCGGGGCGAATCTTGCCGGCGCAAATTTGAGGGAGGCAAGTTTGAGCAATGCAAATTTGAGTGGGGCGAATCTTAGCGGGGCAAATCTGACGGATGCTGATTTAAATCATGCGGGATTGGTGTTAACAAATTTTGCCGATGTTGAGCTTGCCGGTGCCAATGTAGAAGGGGCAAGATTTCGCAATGATTCTGGAATTTCCAGACAAATGCAGGAAACATTGCAAGAACGTGGTGCGATTTTTGAGGATTTATAA
- a CDS encoding glycoside hydrolase family 57 protein, whose product MAIGYLALVLHAHLPFVRHPESDYVLEEEWLYEAITETYIPLLRVFEGLKQDGIDFKITMSMTPPLVSMLRDPLLQERYDKHLAQLEELAEKEVEHNKHNGHIRYLAEHYATEFHETREYWEHHKGDLVSAFKQFSDTNNLEIITCGATHGYLPLMKMYPQAVWSQIQVACEHYEENFGRPPRGIWLPECAYYEGLERMLADAGLRYFLTDGHGILYARPRPRFGTYAPIYTECGVAAFGRDHESSQQVWSSEVGYPGAAEYREFYKDLGWEAEYDYIKPYIMPNGQRKNVGIKYHKITGRGLGLGDKALYDPYWAREKTAEHAGNFMFNRERQVQHLHGIMQRPPIIVSPYDAELFGHWWYEGPSFINYLFRKSWYDQGTYSMTHLADYLRENPAQQVARPSQSSWGYKGFHEYWLNDTNAWVYPHLHKAAERMIELGKLEPADELEWRALNQAAREVLLAQSSDWAFIMRTGTMVPYAVRRTRSHLMRFNKLYDEIKMGKIDSGWLEKVEEIDNIFPKINYRVYRPL is encoded by the coding sequence ATGGCTATTGGCTACCTCGCCCTTGTTTTACACGCCCATCTTCCCTTTGTCCGACACCCTGAAAGTGATTATGTATTAGAAGAAGAATGGCTATATGAAGCCATCACAGAAACCTACATCCCTTTACTGCGAGTATTTGAAGGATTAAAGCAAGACGGCATTGACTTCAAAATAACCATGAGCATGACACCGCCATTGGTGTCGATGCTGCGTGATCCACTGCTACAAGAACGCTACGACAAACACTTGGCCCAACTTGAAGAACTGGCCGAGAAGGAAGTCGAACATAACAAACATAATGGCCATATCCGCTACCTTGCCGAGCACTACGCCACAGAGTTTCACGAAACTCGCGAGTATTGGGAGCATCATAAAGGCGATCTTGTTAGCGCCTTCAAGCAGTTCTCAGACACTAACAATCTAGAAATCATCACCTGCGGGGCAACCCACGGCTACCTGCCGCTGATGAAAATGTATCCCCAGGCAGTTTGGTCGCAAATTCAAGTTGCCTGCGAACACTACGAAGAAAACTTTGGCCGGCCTCCTAGAGGAATTTGGCTGCCGGAATGCGCCTACTATGAGGGGCTAGAACGGATGCTTGCCGATGCCGGCTTGCGTTACTTCCTCACTGATGGCCACGGCATCCTATATGCACGTCCTCGCCCACGCTTTGGCACCTACGCCCCCATCTATACTGAGTGTGGCGTCGCTGCCTTCGGTCGCGATCATGAATCCTCACAACAAGTTTGGTCATCTGAAGTCGGCTATCCCGGTGCCGCAGAATATCGGGAATTTTACAAAGACTTGGGTTGGGAAGCGGAATACGATTACATCAAACCCTACATCATGCCCAACGGCCAGCGGAAGAACGTTGGCATCAAATACCACAAGATCACAGGCCGAGGGCTAGGTCTAGGAGATAAAGCGCTTTACGATCCTTACTGGGCAAGGGAAAAGACTGCTGAACACGCCGGCAACTTCATGTTCAACCGCGAACGCCAAGTGCAACACCTGCACGGCATCATGCAGCGTCCCCCCATCATCGTTTCCCCCTACGACGCTGAATTATTCGGTCACTGGTGGTACGAAGGCCCTTCGTTTATCAATTACCTGTTCCGCAAGAGTTGGTATGACCAAGGGACATACAGCATGACCCACTTGGCCGATTACCTGCGCGAGAACCCCGCTCAGCAAGTCGCCCGTCCTTCCCAATCGAGTTGGGGTTATAAGGGTTTCCATGAATACTGGCTCAATGACACCAATGCCTGGGTTTATCCCCATTTGCACAAAGCCGCAGAACGGATGATTGAGCTGGGCAAGCTTGAGCCGGCAGATGAGCTGGAGTGGCGAGCACTTAACCAAGCAGCGCGGGAAGTCTTGCTAGCACAATCTTCTGACTGGGCCTTTATTATGCGAACCGGCACGATGGTGCCCTATGCCGTGCGCCGGACGCGTTCACACCTGATGCGCTTCAATAAGCTCTACGACGAAATCAAGATGGGCAAGATTGATAGCGGCTGGCTAGAAAAAGTCGAAGAAATCGACAATATCTTCCCCAAAATCAACTACCGCGTTTACCGGCCTTTGTAA
- a CDS encoding CHAT domain-containing protein, which yields MQPQKIVCSAIITLLSTLTLTPESLSAQLTQNSHLKLQNGIILAQIPNNREAEASQLLEQGTQQLKANQVEAAIESWQQALTIYRQLKNRQGEGWAVGNLGAAYYSINNYNKAIEYYQQSLAIAQEINDPKGQLYALGNLGIAYKDLGNYEKAMEYHEQDLALARKLGDKSGEGSALNDLGNVYKALGDYVKALEAYEQSLAFAREVKDRQGEANALGSLAVVYKNFGNYTKAIENNEQTLIIMREIGNQRGEAIILSNLGDDYYALSNYPKAIEMYEQSLAIFQFIKHRLGEANALGNLGRTYKAQSNYPKAIEFYRQTLDISREIGYRSGEATTLNLLGTVYHDQGDVTQAINLYQQSLIIAREIRNPSSEGTVLGNLAIAYQELGEYAKAIEQYEQTLSIMQSLSARQEEATVLGNLGTVYFEVGDYAKAIEKYNQHLAIAKEIGDRNGQGTALGNLGIVYRKIGEYAKAIDYHEEQLAIAKEIGNRSAEGTALGQIGLVYDDQSEYAQAINYYKQHLAVAREVGNRLGEAKALGNMGLAYHFLNDYQKAIEYDRQSLEIVREIKNPISEGSILNNLGLSLFRSGNLPEAEKTLLAGIQVLESLRAGLKDNDAFKVSIFETQRNTYTTLEQVLIAQNKPEEALEMAERGRARAFVELLAGRLSPETADQIAPPNIEQIKQIAKQQNATLVEYSIINDDFNVKNKQSYQESELFIWVIKPTGEVAFRRSDLKPLWQQQNTSLSQLVTNSRESIGVRGRGLGTIARVSETEQANRLQQLHQLLISPIADLLPADPEARVTFIPQKQLFLVPFSALQDQAGKYLIEKHTIVVAPAIQVLDLTHRQRQQISGTNTLVVGNPTMPSISLKPGDRPQQLSSLPGAEREALAIAQMLNTQAITGAAATKEAITKQMPAARLIHLATHGLLDDFQGSGVPGAIALAPSKGDTGLLSAGEILQLKLNADLVVLSACDTAGGRITGDGVIGLSRALIAAGVPSTIVSLWAVPDAPTASLMTEFYRNLLQKQDKAQALRSAMLTTMQQYPNPKDWAAFTLIGEAL from the coding sequence ATGCAACCCCAAAAAATAGTTTGTAGTGCCATCATCACTCTTCTATCTACTCTTACGCTCACTCCTGAATCGCTGAGCGCTCAATTAACCCAAAATTCCCATTTAAAACTTCAAAATGGTATAATTTTAGCACAAATTCCTAATAACCGTGAAGCAGAAGCATCACAACTTCTGGAGCAAGGTACTCAGCAGTTAAAAGCTAATCAAGTTGAAGCGGCGATTGAATCTTGGCAGCAAGCCCTAACTATCTATCGGCAACTTAAAAACCGACAAGGAGAGGGATGGGCTGTAGGTAACCTCGGAGCTGCTTACTACAGTATTAATAACTACAATAAAGCAATTGAATATTATCAGCAAAGTTTAGCCATTGCCCAAGAAATCAATGACCCAAAGGGGCAACTATACGCTCTTGGAAATTTAGGAATTGCTTACAAGGATTTGGGCAATTATGAAAAGGCGATGGAGTATCACGAGCAAGATTTAGCGCTGGCCCGAAAGCTTGGAGATAAATCGGGTGAGGGATCGGCACTTAATGATTTGGGAAATGTATACAAAGCTTTGGGAGACTATGTCAAAGCCCTTGAGGCGTACGAGCAAAGTTTAGCATTTGCACGAGAAGTCAAAGATCGCCAGGGCGAAGCGAATGCGTTGGGCAGTCTTGCAGTTGTTTACAAGAATTTTGGCAATTATACCAAAGCAATTGAAAATAACGAGCAGACGCTCATAATTATGCGAGAAATTGGCAATCAGAGAGGAGAAGCTATCATTTTATCAAACTTAGGCGATGATTACTATGCACTAAGCAATTATCCCAAGGCGATTGAAATGTATGAGCAAAGTTTAGCGATCTTTCAATTTATTAAACATCGGCTGGGAGAAGCGAACGCTTTGGGAAATTTAGGACGCACCTACAAAGCACAAAGCAACTATCCCAAGGCAATAGAATTTTACCGGCAGACTTTAGATATCTCGCGAGAAATTGGCTATCGCAGTGGTGAGGCAACGACACTCAACTTGTTGGGAACGGTTTACCACGATCAAGGTGATGTGACTCAAGCGATTAATTTATATCAGCAGAGTTTGATCATTGCGCGAGAAATCCGCAATCCTTCTAGTGAGGGCACTGTTCTGGGAAATTTGGCAATTGCTTACCAGGAGTTGGGCGAGTATGCCAAGGCAATTGAACAATACGAGCAGACTTTATCAATTATGCAATCCCTAAGCGCTCGCCAGGAAGAGGCAACAGTGCTGGGCAATCTCGGAACAGTCTATTTTGAAGTGGGAGACTATGCCAAAGCAATTGAAAAGTACAACCAACACTTAGCGATTGCTAAGGAAATTGGCGATCGCAATGGGCAGGGAACCGCGCTGGGAAATTTGGGAATTGTTTACCGCAAGATAGGCGAGTATGCTAAAGCGATTGATTACCACGAGGAACAATTGGCGATTGCTAAAGAAATTGGCAATCGCAGCGCAGAGGGGACGGCTTTGGGACAGATCGGTCTTGTTTACGATGACCAGAGTGAGTACGCCCAAGCTATTAATTACTATAAGCAACATTTGGCGGTGGCGCGAGAAGTTGGTAACCGGCTGGGGGAAGCAAAGGCGCTAGGAAATATGGGATTGGCTTATCATTTCTTAAATGATTATCAGAAAGCTATAGAATATGATCGGCAGAGTTTGGAGATTGTCAGGGAGATTAAAAATCCGATTTCAGAAGGGTCTATTCTAAATAATTTAGGGCTGTCCCTCTTTCGATCAGGAAATTTACCTGAAGCCGAAAAAACGCTGCTTGCCGGCATTCAAGTTTTAGAATCTCTCAGAGCCGGTTTAAAAGATAATGATGCGTTTAAAGTGTCAATCTTTGAAACCCAAAGAAATACTTACACGACTTTAGAACAAGTTTTAATCGCTCAAAACAAACCCGAAGAAGCGTTAGAAATGGCAGAGCGGGGGCGAGCTAGAGCATTTGTAGAATTACTGGCAGGCCGGCTATCTCCTGAAACTGCTGATCAAATTGCGCCGCCGAATATCGAGCAAATTAAACAAATAGCTAAGCAGCAAAATGCGACGCTTGTGGAATATTCAATTATTAATGATGATTTCAACGTTAAAAATAAACAAAGTTATCAAGAATCAGAATTATTTATTTGGGTGATTAAGCCAACAGGTGAGGTGGCATTTCGTCGAAGCGATCTCAAACCGCTATGGCAACAACAAAATACGTCTCTTTCCCAACTTGTTACTAACAGCCGAGAGTCTATAGGTGTTCGGGGTCGCGGCTTGGGAACCATTGCGAGAGTGAGTGAAACTGAGCAAGCAAATCGGCTGCAACAACTCCATCAGTTACTTATTTCACCGATTGCGGATCTTTTGCCGGCAGATCCAGAAGCCCGTGTAACATTTATCCCACAAAAACAACTATTTCTGGTTCCTTTCTCCGCGCTACAAGATCAAGCCGGCAAATACCTCATTGAAAAACACACAATAGTCGTAGCGCCGGCAATTCAAGTGCTGGATTTAACCCACCGACAACGGCAACAAATTTCAGGGACAAATACGCTGGTTGTCGGCAATCCCACGATGCCAAGTATTTCGTTAAAACCAGGAGATCGGCCCCAGCAGTTATCGAGTTTACCAGGGGCAGAACGGGAAGCCTTGGCAATTGCTCAAATGCTCAACACTCAAGCAATCACCGGCGCTGCTGCCACGAAGGAGGCGATTACGAAGCAAATGCCTGCGGCACGGCTGATTCATTTAGCAACCCACGGCTTACTGGATGATTTTCAAGGATCGGGCGTACCGGGGGCAATCGCACTCGCCCCTTCCAAGGGGGATACGGGTTTGCTCAGTGCCGGTGAAATTCTCCAATTGAAACTTAATGCTGATTTAGTCGTCCTCAGTGCTTGTGATACGGCTGGGGGACGGATCACCGGCGATGGGGTTATTGGATTATCTCGGGCTTTGATTGCTGCCGGTGTGCCTAGCACGATTGTCTCTCTGTGGGCGGTTCCAGACGCCCCAACCGCATCCTTAATGACTGAATTTTACCGGAATCTGCTGCAAAAGCAGGACAAAGCCCAAGCCCTCCGCAGCGCCATGCTTACCACAATGCAACAATACCCCAATCCCAAAGACTGGGCTGCTTTTACCCTGATCGGTGAGGCATTATAA